In one window of Burkholderia sp. NRF60-BP8 DNA:
- a CDS encoding DHA2 family efflux MFS transporter permease subunit, giving the protein MTTAFSGDPASQPTKQRVFAFALMCVGFFMATLDIQIVASSLRDIGGGLSASQDELSWVQTAYLIAEIIVIPMSGWLSKVMSTRWLFVASAVGFTITSMLCGLAWDINSMILFRGMQGALGAAMIPTVFTTAFVLFPGKQRLIASTTIGALASLAPAIGPVIGGWITDQWSWHWLFYLNLVPGIAVAALVPRYVHIDEPDLSLIKRGDYLGIALMSGFLGCLEYVLEEGPRKNWFGDDAIVICAWISGICGFLFIVHALTADDPIVDLRALAVRNFGIGSLLSFVTGIGIFVTVFLTPLFLAQVRAFSSLQIGIALLSVGAFQLIALCAYAFAARYFSMRALLVFGLICFGLGCYLYTPITHDWGWRELLLPQALRGIGQQFSVPPIVTMALGSLPQSRLKSASGLFNLMRNLGGAIGIAVSATMLNDRLNFHYLRLNEHVSAGEPQVASLLDRQAAYWGSVAGNTLNTAQAGLANLHRLIYREALTLTYADAYYALSLCFVVALLAVVFSKPITLNAPPPDAH; this is encoded by the coding sequence ATGACCACCGCGTTTTCCGGCGACCCCGCGTCGCAACCGACGAAGCAGCGCGTGTTCGCGTTCGCGCTGATGTGCGTCGGCTTCTTCATGGCGACGCTCGACATCCAGATCGTCGCGTCGTCGCTGCGCGACATCGGCGGCGGGCTGTCCGCGAGCCAGGACGAATTGTCGTGGGTACAGACCGCGTACCTGATCGCCGAGATCATCGTGATCCCGATGTCGGGCTGGCTGTCGAAGGTGATGTCGACGCGCTGGCTGTTCGTCGCATCGGCCGTCGGTTTCACGATCACCAGCATGCTGTGCGGGCTCGCGTGGGACATCAACTCGATGATCCTGTTCCGCGGGATGCAGGGTGCGCTCGGCGCCGCGATGATCCCGACCGTGTTCACCACCGCGTTCGTGCTGTTCCCCGGCAAGCAGCGACTGATCGCGTCGACGACCATCGGCGCGCTCGCATCGCTCGCGCCGGCGATCGGCCCGGTGATCGGTGGCTGGATCACCGACCAATGGTCGTGGCACTGGCTGTTCTACCTGAACCTCGTGCCGGGCATCGCGGTGGCCGCGCTCGTGCCGCGCTACGTGCATATCGACGAGCCCGACCTCAGCCTGATCAAGCGCGGCGACTATCTCGGCATCGCGCTGATGTCCGGCTTCCTCGGCTGCCTCGAATACGTGCTCGAAGAAGGCCCGCGCAAGAACTGGTTCGGCGACGACGCGATCGTCATCTGCGCGTGGATCTCCGGCATCTGCGGCTTCCTGTTCATCGTGCACGCGCTGACCGCCGACGATCCGATCGTCGACCTGCGCGCGCTCGCCGTGCGCAACTTCGGGATCGGCAGCCTGCTGTCGTTCGTGACCGGCATCGGGATTTTCGTGACCGTGTTCCTGACGCCGCTGTTCCTCGCGCAGGTGCGCGCGTTCAGCTCGCTGCAGATCGGCATCGCGCTGCTGTCGGTCGGCGCGTTCCAGTTGATCGCGCTGTGCGCGTACGCGTTCGCCGCGCGCTATTTCAGCATGCGTGCGCTGCTCGTGTTCGGGTTGATCTGCTTCGGCCTCGGATGCTACCTGTACACGCCGATCACGCACGACTGGGGCTGGCGGGAATTGCTGCTGCCGCAGGCGCTGCGCGGCATCGGCCAGCAGTTCAGCGTACCGCCGATCGTAACGATGGCGCTCGGCTCGCTGCCGCAGTCTCGACTGAAATCGGCGAGCGGGTTGTTCAACCTGATGCGCAACCTCGGCGGCGCGATCGGCATCGCGGTGAGCGCGACGATGCTCAACGACCGGCTGAATTTTCATTATCTGCGGCTGAACGAGCACGTGAGCGCCGGCGAACCGCAGGTCGCATCGCTGCTCGATCGCCAGGCCGCGTACTGGGGATCGGTGGCCGGCAATACGTTGAATACCGCGCAGGCCGGCCTCGCGAACCTGCATCGGCTGATCTATCGCGAAGCGCTGACGCTCACCTATGCGGATGCGTACTACGCACTGTCGCTGTGCTTCGTCGTCGCGCTGCTTGCCGTCGTGTTTTCCAAACCCATTACGTTGAATGCGCCGCCGCCGGACGCGCACTGA
- a CDS encoding HlyD family secretion protein, producing the protein MDTTQAAASSREAATTERPAKQQRRVPWMRIAVGAVVVVVAAAALDWLFVLRFQESTDDAYVGGDVTVLAPKVNGFVDKILVTDNQRVKAGDVLVQLDARDYDAKLAQAGAEVDSARAAVTELEAKQQLQFAVIGQHAADKNASSAELTRAASDRVRYRELVKSDAVSNQIVERADADYSKAGAAVERSDAALLASKRQLDVLGAQLADARARVNTALAAQRVAALNVEYTTIRSPVDGYVGNRTGRVGMLANVGVPLLTVVPASGLWVDANFKEDQLRKMRAGDRVDVALDASSTRLHGRVDSLAPATGATFSVLPPENATGNFTKIVQRVPVRVHLDPQPGIEQVLRPGLSAVVTVHTDHKH; encoded by the coding sequence ATGGATACGACCCAAGCCGCTGCCTCGTCCCGCGAAGCAGCCACAACCGAGCGGCCCGCGAAGCAGCAACGCCGCGTGCCGTGGATGCGCATCGCGGTGGGCGCCGTCGTCGTCGTGGTCGCGGCCGCCGCGCTCGACTGGTTGTTCGTGCTGCGCTTCCAGGAAAGCACCGACGACGCGTATGTCGGCGGCGACGTGACGGTGCTCGCGCCGAAGGTCAACGGCTTCGTCGACAAGATTCTCGTGACCGACAACCAGCGCGTGAAGGCCGGCGACGTGCTCGTGCAGCTCGATGCGCGCGACTACGACGCGAAGCTCGCGCAGGCCGGCGCCGAAGTCGACAGCGCGCGCGCCGCCGTGACCGAACTCGAAGCGAAGCAGCAACTGCAATTCGCAGTGATCGGCCAGCACGCGGCGGACAAGAACGCGTCGTCGGCCGAACTGACGCGCGCCGCGTCGGACCGCGTGCGCTATCGCGAGCTCGTGAAGTCGGACGCCGTATCGAACCAGATCGTCGAACGCGCGGATGCCGATTACTCGAAGGCCGGCGCGGCCGTCGAACGCAGCGACGCCGCGCTGCTCGCCTCGAAGCGGCAGCTCGACGTGCTCGGCGCACAGCTCGCCGATGCGCGGGCCCGTGTGAACACCGCGCTCGCCGCGCAGCGCGTCGCGGCACTCAACGTCGAATACACGACGATCCGCTCGCCGGTCGACGGCTACGTCGGCAACCGCACGGGCCGCGTCGGGATGCTCGCGAACGTCGGCGTGCCGCTGCTGACGGTCGTGCCGGCGTCCGGCCTGTGGGTCGACGCGAACTTCAAGGAAGACCAGTTGCGCAAGATGCGCGCGGGCGATCGCGTCGACGTCGCGCTCGACGCGTCGAGCACGCGCCTGCATGGCCGCGTCGACAGCCTGGCGCCCGCGACCGGCGCGACCTTCAGCGTACTGCCGCCCGAGAACGCGACCGGCAACTTCACGAAGATCGTCCAGCGCGTGCCCGTGCGCGTGCATCTCGATCCGCAGCCCGGCATCGAGCAGGTGCTGCGCCCCGGCCTGTCCGCGGTCGTGACCGTGCATACCGACCACAAGCACTGA
- a CDS encoding MarR family winged helix-turn-helix transcriptional regulator yields MNDISIAQTCNCLALRQAARFVTQLYERHLAPVGVTPAQFSIMANLTHRPGLVMSELADTLVMDRTTLLRALKPLQRDGFVATAASEHDARAHALHLTKLGERTFAQAKVAWQAAQDEFDAQFGRDRAKALRNELFSLTAER; encoded by the coding sequence ATGAACGACATCTCGATTGCTCAGACCTGCAACTGCCTCGCGCTGCGCCAGGCGGCGCGCTTCGTCACGCAGTTGTACGAGCGCCATCTGGCCCCGGTTGGCGTCACGCCCGCGCAGTTCTCGATCATGGCGAACCTCACGCATCGGCCCGGCCTGGTGATGAGCGAACTCGCCGATACGCTCGTGATGGATCGCACGACCTTGCTGCGCGCGCTGAAGCCGTTGCAGCGCGACGGCTTCGTCGCGACGGCCGCGTCCGAGCACGATGCGCGTGCCCATGCGCTCCATCTCACGAAGCTCGGCGAGCGCACGTTCGCGCAGGCGAAAGTCGCTTGGCAGGCCGCACAGGACGAATTCGACGCGCAGTTCGGCCGCGATCGCGCAAAGGCGTTGCGCAATGAGCTGTTCAGCCTGACGGCGGAACGCTAG
- a CDS encoding MarR family winged helix-turn-helix transcriptional regulator, translating into MHKTTLTDDDCFAVRQAARRISQFYERYLSRAGVTPSQYSILALLRDRPGLTMATLSNVLVIERTALLRALKPLVGAALVTGRIEPPCRGQTFALTADGETKVADAHVHWLAAQEAFERCFGPTQAARLRDELFRITHNLPER; encoded by the coding sequence ATGCACAAGACCACGCTCACCGACGACGATTGCTTCGCAGTCCGGCAAGCCGCCCGACGGATTTCGCAGTTCTACGAGCGTTACCTGTCGCGGGCGGGCGTCACGCCGTCGCAGTACAGCATCCTCGCGCTGCTGCGCGACCGGCCCGGCCTGACGATGGCGACGTTGTCGAACGTGCTGGTGATCGAACGCACCGCGCTGCTGCGCGCGCTCAAGCCGCTCGTCGGCGCGGCGCTGGTGACGGGGCGCATCGAGCCGCCCTGCCGTGGCCAGACGTTCGCGCTGACCGCGGACGGCGAAACGAAGGTGGCCGATGCGCACGTGCACTGGCTCGCCGCACAGGAAGCGTTCGAGCGGTGCTTCGGGCCGACGCAGGCGGCCCGACTGAGAGACGAACTGTTCCGGATCACGCACAACCTGCCGGAACGCTGA
- a CDS encoding LysR family transcriptional regulator, with protein sequence MDYIDKLRIFRSVVEMRSFTRAADMHGLARPVVSRAVADLEARFGSRLLHRTTRQVSLTETAERIYERCAAVLDELDALEAQAQTHTREPEGLLRLVAHTTAALNRLVPLIAGFKTAHPNVRLDVTLTERPVDLVGEGYDIGIVVPYMLTSESTVVRLIERIPVVIVATPAYLHAHARPETPADLALHPFVPISPSLRRPALSFRVDGDTLTVPFRFDISSNSPVFNREMVMHDFGIGIVPKTLVEAELASGALVQLLEGADLVDAFVDIKLAYANRALLPAKVKAFIDYTAAYCDREGWSVPAAA encoded by the coding sequence ATGGACTACATCGACAAGCTGCGGATCTTCCGGTCGGTGGTGGAGATGCGCAGCTTCACGCGCGCCGCGGACATGCACGGCCTTGCGCGGCCGGTCGTGTCGCGCGCGGTCGCGGATCTGGAGGCGCGCTTCGGCAGCCGGCTGCTGCACCGGACCACGCGCCAGGTGTCGCTGACCGAAACGGCCGAGCGGATCTACGAACGTTGCGCGGCCGTACTCGACGAGCTCGACGCGCTGGAAGCGCAAGCGCAGACGCACACGCGCGAGCCCGAGGGGCTGCTGCGCCTCGTCGCGCATACGACGGCCGCGCTGAACCGCCTCGTGCCGCTGATCGCCGGCTTCAAGACCGCGCATCCGAACGTGCGCCTCGACGTCACGCTGACCGAGCGCCCGGTCGATCTGGTCGGCGAAGGCTACGACATCGGCATCGTCGTGCCGTACATGCTGACGAGCGAATCGACCGTCGTGCGGCTGATCGAGCGCATTCCGGTCGTGATCGTCGCGACGCCCGCGTATCTGCACGCGCATGCGCGCCCCGAGACGCCGGCCGACCTCGCCCTTCATCCGTTCGTGCCGATCTCGCCGTCGCTGCGCCGCCCTGCGCTATCGTTCCGCGTCGACGGCGACACGCTTACCGTGCCGTTCCGCTTCGACATCTCGTCGAACAGCCCCGTGTTCAACCGCGAAATGGTGATGCACGACTTCGGCATCGGCATCGTCCCGAAAACGCTCGTCGAGGCCGAACTCGCGTCGGGCGCGCTCGTGCAGTTGCTGGAAGGCGCCGATCTCGTCGATGCGTTCGTCGACATCAAGCTCGCCTACGCGAACCGCGCGCTGCTGCCCGCGAAGGTGAAGGCGTTCATCGACTACACGGCCGCGTATTGCGACCGCGAAGGCTGGAGCGTGCCCGCGGCGGCTTGA